A segment of the Maylandia zebra isolate NMK-2024a linkage group LG2, Mzebra_GT3a, whole genome shotgun sequence genome:
AGTGTGAAATACAGTACAGTAATTTTTATGGTCTGGCTATTTTTTAGCTAGCGATAATGTTAGCTGATTACTTTACAACACTACTACATCAATATTACTGAAAAGCTTAACTCATGACTACAAATCTATAGTCCTGAAACTAAAGAGCACAGTCATGTCGGTGGGGTCTGTCTTTTAAATACTAGCACTAATTTTCATCGTGTGGCTTACTATTAGCTACCGCTAATGCTAGTTTATGACTAAGCAGCACCACGGTATTACCAAAAAGCTTAACTCATGACTACAAACCTGTAGTCCTGAAACTAAGGAGCACAGTCATGTTGGGGGCATCCGTCTTTTAAATACAAGACCTAATTTTGACTGTGTGGTTATTTATTACCATTAGCTACCGCTAATGTTAGCTTATGACTTAACAGCTCTACACATAGCTATGAATGCAAATGATCCTGAAACTGTAAGACAAAGTCCAGTTTCagatatattttatatacagaCATTGATTTTGACGTTCTGGTTATTTATGAAAGAGCTAATGTCAGCCAAGTAGCTTCCTTTCTAAAATACGAGACAAGTACAGGATGGAAAAGTTGCAAACTCAAACTTTTTAGTTTGCACTTGCTGAGTAAAGCAAAAAAATCTTGCATAACAGCAGTGATGTCGTAATTAaagattaaataatataattaaGTAATATAAAGATTAAAGAGGATTATATATTACAGCTTAATACAGttaaagacatgcatgttataTACACAAGTTCCTCTGGTCTGCACCCTATTTCCGAGGGGTTGCCACAGAGCTGCACGTTAATCAGAGGTTTTACATTTCCATCACATCTATACCTGGCAGGCTGGCACGGCGCTGCATTCTGTACGTTTCTTTTCCATCACAAAGACGGCGGATATAAAAGCCCAGGGGTTTGACATCATCAATGCGCTCCGTCACCACCAGGTCCTCGTGCACCAGGTAGCTGCGGTAAGAGTCAGACTGGAACAAAGACCAGAGCATGAGACTGTCAGGGCacctttttaaattaaaaaaatacttttgatCTTCCACCAGATAAAACAGATCAGTGAAAActgaataaatttttttttttaaaaaggtgatgAAACATAGATTTGTGAAACAACTCTACACCAAGTGTTGAAATTTCCTGATTTCCTCACTAAGCAAACTAAACTCCGCCAAGCTTTTTCCACCTTCACATGCTAAAACTACCCAACACTACatcaatgatttttaaaaagtccctATTTGAATATGGAGACTTTTTGAATACAAGTATGCAGTATAAATGCAGCGTACTTCTAGTTTACTGCATGAATAAAGGAAGAAGGGGACAAGCCTGTGGGTGGAAGTCGCTCATTTATCATCTTTAGTTTCCTGTCAAGAACCTACGTTTCACTTAAGATGATATTATTGCATAGTCTCTGCCAGTGAATAATAGAAAACTGAATTACAGGAACTTTACAGTTTAGCCAATATTTAAAACCTACCTTCATATGTACAAATTAAAGATATTACAGATTTGAGAAGGATTAAAGAGCAGACAGTTTGTGGAATGACAACACATCCCTGAATTTCTTATGTGTGCATGAGCTTTAACAAGACTTATGTGTTCGGTTTGTCCGTCATCCAAGTCTGGACTTTCATCTGTGTCTTCAGGTGCTGCTAGGAGGGACCGTACTCACCATCAGCTGTGAGAACAGGTCAATGAGGTCCTGAGGGGGGAGAACTACTGAGGTGTTCAGGGGAATCACAAAGCAGGTCCTCAGAGTCAGGTCCAGATAGGCCGTCAGCttctgctcacacacacacatgaaatcATCGGGAAAGAATTTAGAGCAGCAGAAATCATCCACCGAGCTGCGCCAAGTGTGACAGAGTCCACAATCCTCACCCTGTTGAAGTCGTGCAGGATGTAAGCGGGGTCTCCGGGCCTGAAGCGGGGAGGAGGGACGCTGATGACGGCGATGTTGTCAGAgatctccacctcctcctccactcgCGGCAAGTAGTAAGGCTGGCTCTCTGCTCCGGACGACACGTCTCTGAACTCCATCGCGCCATGATACATCCTCTGATGAAGAATGCATCTCATTTAGTCTTAAGAACATGTAAAGTGAGGTGGGGGCACTGGAACCTTTGCTTATGtacattttacaaaaaaaaaaagaaagaaaacgcaCCGTAAtagagttattttattttcaaccagCAGTGCAGCTGGGATTTGCCTCTACAACCACAGACGCATCATCTGGTATTACTGTGAATCTGCAATATCAGCTGTGAACCTGTGTGTTCTGTTCCTGTCTAAAGTTCACGTTTCACACACTGCACCAACTACTGAAAAACAATCACGCAGCTGTCGAGGAAGCTCAGGCTGCCAGGGGGAGCCAAAGCACGCATGTTCTGCTTGGTTCCAGCACAGTTACATCACGGCATATAGCAGGACTACGTTTACACAAACAAGCCTACAGTTTTTCCATGACTATTGATCATAGTTTCTTTTAATATCAGGTTTTAAGCTTATgtttacacactcactctccACATGGCACTGATAATAAAGATTTCCAGTAACATTTTTGGCATATGTGAGGCATTTATTTTCTTGCAAATCAAATTGTGATAATTATGCTGATAATTATGGCACACTGGCTCTGGCTGAGATGTCAGAAGCCCCGCCCACCCAGTGCTCTTACCTTTTGTTTGCAAAGAGCATCCAATCAAAAGAATCATACTTTCAAACAGAATGAAATGAACTGAGGGGGCTGTTGTAAAGGCTcacctttcagcacattcacttcaccagatgcaccttgtttcttttcctcacctttgattgggtgtggtgcttggccttaattgcactcacctgtcactCGTTATATAAGGACTGCACTCACCTACCCCTCACTCTTTCTTCACTCCCACATGGGGTGGCAGCTGAGAGAGAgcagtccatgtgtgtctttctttccttccttctttgcCTTATTGATTTGGAGAATAAAAGGAAAACCCTGAGAATAATTAGATGACTGCTTATTCTTATTCTAACCGGATGAGCCCATGATGCTGATTGCTTAAGCCCTGAAGAGAgcagtccatgtgtgtctttctttcct
Coding sequences within it:
- the LOC101482749 gene encoding integral membrane protein 2A, translating into MVKIAFNSALAQKALGKEVPAAVKDPEVASAPVGAEGSTGRCLLTLLGIAFILSGLIVGGACLYRYFTPKRMYHGAMEFRDVSSGAESQPYYLPRVEEEVEISDNIAVISVPPPRFRPGDPAYILHDFNRKLTAYLDLTLRTCFVIPLNTSVVLPPQDLIDLFSQLMSDSYRSYLVHEDLVVTERIDDVKPLGFYIRRLCDGKETYRMQRRASLPGGGIQKRSADECFTIHHFENKFVTETRICKA